Within Actinoplanes sp. L3-i22, the genomic segment CGGGCGAGCGGAGCGGCCCAGCCCTGGGCGGCAAGCCGCGGGCCGAGGGTGGACCCACGGACGACGACCTGGGCGCCGGGTCCGATGGCCCGGCCGAGATGGGCGCCGTCGAGGACGCACCCGGTGAGTAGGAATCCGTAGGGCTGGCGCTGCGGGGTGCTGGCCGCGGTGATCGCCCCGGTGTCGCCCGCGGAGATCGTGCATCCGTCGAGGACCGCGACGCCCGGCCCGCTGATCAGGTCGCCGTCGCCCGCGACGGTGCACCCGCGCAGGTAGCTGCGTCCGGCCGCGGCCAGCAACGACGTGAGGTGAGTGCCGTCGAGGGTGGCCCGGTCACCGGCGGCGCGTACCGCTGCGGCGCTGGTCGCGGTGACGGTCAGGCCGTGGATGCTCGTTCCGGTTCCGCGCAGGGTGAGCGTGGCCGCGTCGTCGCCGAGGACGCCGCCGTAGAACTTCTGCCCCGCTGCCGAGAGGTCGTAGGCGACGATCGCGTCGCTGGGGCCGGTGATGGTCACGTCGGACTGGCTGGGCCAGACGCGGACCTGTTCGCGGTAGAAGCCGGGTCGTACCTGGATGGTGACCGGGCCGCGCGCGTCGCGGGTGGCGCCGAGGGCCGCCAGCAGGCTGGCGTAGTCGCCGGTGCCGTCCAGGGCGACGGTGATCGTCGACGGGGTCCGGTGCGCGACCGGCTGCGGTCCGGCATACCGGGTGACCAGGTCGCGGACCCGGGCGGCCGGGTCGGGGGAGTAGGCGTACGGAACGTCGAACGGCTCGCCGGTGCTGTCGAGCCGGCCCGGGCTGGCGGTGAACAGGTTGCGCCGCTGGGCGAGCTGCGAGCCGGCGTCCTTGGCCACCAGCGGGTCGTTGACGTGGTCGAACGCCGAGTCCTCGACGAGCACCCGGGCGTTGTTGCGGCTCATCGTGCCGTACTGGGTGATGTTCTGCAGGTAGTTGTCGTACAGGTGCGCGGCGGCGGTGTTGTCCAGACTCCAGTTGCGTTGCACGGTGTTGCGGATCCAGTTGTGGTGCGCGGTCAGCCTGGTCACCACGTTGGCGGTCCAGCCGACGCCGAGCGCCTTGTTGATGTCGCTGATCACGTTCCAGGACAGGGTGATGTAGTCGCTGTCCTTGCGGATGTCGATGCCGCCGTCGCCGACGCGTTCGATGCGGGTGTGGTCGATCCAGACGTGGTCGGCGGTGTCGAGCCGGATGCCGTCGTTGTCGTTGTCGGCGCGTTTGCCGTCGAAGTCGCCCGGGATGTACGAGTCACGGATGGTCAGGTTCCGGATGATCACGTTGTGGGTGCCGCTGAGGAACAGTCCACCGCCGACCAGTTCGGCCCCCGGCCCGTACCCGATGATGGTCTTGTCGGAAGCGACCCGGATCATGTCGCCGAACGGGTCCACCCGGATGCTGCCGGCGACCTGGACGACCAGTGGTTCGGTCGCGGCGGCGTAGGTCCGTAGCTGGTCGAGAGTGCCGGCGCGCACGGTCCGCCCGCTCGCGCCGCCGGTGGTGATCCGGCCGTCCGGGCCGGGCACGGCGGCGAAGCCGGTCGGCTGCCCGGCCCGGTCCGCGCGGTCGGGTTCGGCGGCGTGCGCCGGATTGGCCGCTGTGGTGGCCAGCAGTGCGGCCGCCACGATGACTACCTTGATCATTGGTCCTCCGCCGTGATGGACAAGGGGTCGAAGTCGGCGTGGCCGTCGGTTCCGATGGCGAACAGGCCGAGGGCGGCGCCGATCCAGCCGCCGCCGGTGGCGGTGAACGGCGGGCCGCTCTCCCACCGTTCACCGCCGATGTCCGCGGCGAACCGGATCACTGCCGTGCCGGTGACGGTCACGACGAGCCGCACCCCTGCGCCCGCCGGGACCTCGACCGGGTCCGCCACGTCCTGTTCCGCTTCGCCTTCCTCGGCGAACCGGCAGGTCAGAAAGGTGCCGTCGGTCCGTTTTTCCAGACCGATCCAGGCGTACGTACGTCCGCGCACCACCAGCCCGGCCCGCGCACCGGGGCCGGCGTCCAGCCGCACCCCGGTCGCGGCGCGCAACCGTGGCCCGGGCAGCCGCTGGCCGAGCACATGAGGTGCTTGGCGCAGGTCGCCGCCGGGGTGCGCCACGCAGGCCAGCCGCAGGCCGTCGCCCGGGTGCTGGAGCACCCGGCCCGGTTCGGGGTTGGCCGGCCAGCTCCATTGGGGCCCGGGCCGCCCGCCGGGGAACCGGTCGGCCACCGGGGGCGTGCTGGTCCACGCCGGCCCGGTCGCCGGCTTGCGGAAGCCGGGCACGGGGGCGCCGCGGTCGCCGATGACCGGCCAGCCCTGGTCGTCCCAGCGCATCGGTTGCAGGTGCACGACGCGCCCGAACGCGCCGAGGTCCTGGAAGTGCAGGAACCAGTCCTCGCCGGCGCCGGTGTCCACCCAGGCGCCCTGATGCGGTCCGTTGACGCCGGTGCTGCCCTGGGCGAGCACGATTCGCGGCTCGTACGGGCCGAACACGTGCCGCGAGCGCATCGCGTACTGCCAGCCGCCGGCGACACCACCGGCCGGCGCGAAGATCCAGTACCAGTCGTCGTGCCGGTACCACTTCGGTCCCTCCAGGGTGCGGCATCCGTCGATGTCGCCGCCGTCGACGATCACGGTGGCGGGGCCGATCGGGGCTTCCAGGTCGGGTTTCATCGCGTACGCGGTCAGGCGGTTGTTGAATCCGGCGCGGCTCTTGGCCCAGCCGTGCACCAGGTAGGCGCTGCCGTCGGCGTCCCACAGCGGGCACGGGTCGATCAGGCCGCGGCCCGGCAGGACCAGGCGTGGTTCGCTCCACGGGCCGGCCGGGTCGTCCGCGGTGGTGACGTAGATGCCGTGGTCCGGGTCGGGGTAGACGATCCAGAACCGTCCGTCGTGGAGACGAAGTGCGGGCGCCCAGACGCCGCAGCCGGGCCGGACAACGGCGTACTCGTCGGGCAGCCGCCGCAGCGCGTGCCCGATCAGCGCCCAGTTGACCAGGTCGGTGGAGTGCAGCAGGGGCAGGCCGGGCACCCGGTTGAAGCTGGAGGCGGTCAGGTAGAAGTCGTCGCCGGCGCGCACGACGTCCGGATCGGACCAGTCGGCGAACAGCACCGGGTTGCGGTAGTGCCCGTCGCCGGTGTCGGCGGTCCACGGATTGTTCACGAGTTGCCCTCCTGGCCGGCGGCGACGGCGGCCTCCACGGTGGCGCCGGTAGGCGGCCCATCGGCGATCACGACCGACAGCCGGCGGGTGAACACCTGGCCGGGCGCGATCACGAGGCGCCGCTTCCACGCGATGGCCGAGCAGACGCCGGCGTAGTCGCTGGACCGGACGAACCACGGGTCGGTGATCGGTGTCGCGGCCAGAAAGATCAGTGTCCAGGCGGCGGTGTCGTGGTGGCTGCCGGTGAGCACCACGTACGGGTCGCGGCTGCCGTGCACGTCGATGCCGGGCTGCCGGCCGAAGGCGTGCACCCGGTCGAGGCCGGCCGGCGCCCGCCAGAAGAATCCGCCGTAACCGGCGCCGTCGCGTCCGCGGACCGCGGGGCTGTCGATGCGCAGCGGGTCGGTGGTGGCGCTGCTCAGCGCGAAGTCGATACGCAGTATCCAGGCGTCGTCGGTGAGCGTCTCGACGCTCAGCGCGCGTTGTTCATGGGCGAGTGTCCGGCCGTCGCGGCCGGTCCACCGTAGTTGCTGGGTGAGCCGGTCGTCGGATCGATGCAGCCAGCGGTCGTGGCGCTGATGTCCGTGGTTGTCCAGCGAGACCGGCCCGCGCCCGGCGACGTAGGTGCGCCCGCCCCAGAAGTTCGCCTCGTTGACGACCGGGACCGCGATGCTGGCGCCCAGGTGGTGCAGGTGGTCGTCGGGCATGAACCCGGTGACGGCGGTGCCGCCGAGGGTGGTCACCGGATGCAGGTACGGGCGGGGCGAGACGGTCTCGGGTAGTTGCGAGTCCCAGACATAGCGGGCGACGACGCGGCCTGCGCAGCACAGATCATGTGCCTGAACGTTCGGCATGAGCGGCAAGCTACCGACGTCGCAGCAGTTACGTCAACATCTGCAACAAATTAGCGTTTCTTGCGGAAGTCCAGGCGGAGCAGCTGTTGACATGCACCGCACTCGATAGATAAAACACTGAAACAAACCGCCTCGCCGGGTCGGAGGATCCATCGTGAACACAGAGACCACCACCGCCGGACTCGGTCGCCGCCAGGCACTGCGACTGGCCGGGCTCGCCGGGCTCGCCGCCGCCCTGCCCGGCTGCGGCCGCGGCTTCGGCGGCAAGAACGACGACGACGGCAAGATCGAACTCAACATGGTCTGGTGGGGAGACGCGCAACGCGCCCAGTTCACCCAGAAGACCCTGGAGCTGTTCCACGCCGCCAACCCGGACATCCGGGTCCGCACCGAATACCAGGACAGTTCGCCCTACAAGGACAAGCTCGCCGCCCGCTTCGCGGCAAGCGACCCGCCCGACCTGATGGCGATGCGCTTCGACAGCCTGCGCGAATACGCCGACCGCGGCACCCTGCTGGACCTGGCCACCCACACCGACCGGCTGGACCTGAGCGGGCTGACCCCGCAGGCCACCGCCCTCGGCCAGGTCGGCAACCAGAACTTCGGCGTGCCCTCGGGGCTCAACACCATCGGCTTCGTCATCGACAAGAGCCTCACTGACAAGTACGGCGTGCGCATCCCGGACGGCGACACCTGGAGCTGGACCGACCTGGCCACCTTCGCCCAGCAGGTCAGCAAGGCCAGCAAAGGCAAGGTCTACGGCACCAACTTCGAAGCGTTCACCGTCGCCAACCTGCTGGTCTTCGCCCGCCAGCGCGGCGAGGACTTCTTCACCGCCGACGGCCGGCTCGGCGCCACCGCCGCCACCGTCACCGCCTGGTACCAGATGATCGAGAGCCTGCGCGCGGCCGGAGGGTTCCCGCCGGCCGGCTTCATCGACCAGAACAACGGCACCTCACCCGCCCAGTCCTACCTGGCCAAGAAACAGATCGCGTCGCAGATCATCCCCACCAACAACCTGCTCGGCTACAACCAGGCCTGCGGTGGCGCCCTGCAGTTGCTGCGCATCCCCGGCGAGACCCAGGCGACCCGTCGTGGCCAATCCGTCGACACCCCGGCGCTCTGGTCGATCGCCGCGAAGTCGAAGCATCCGCAGGAGACGCTGAAACTGCTCAACTTCCTGGTCAACGACGTGCAGGCCGGCAAGGCCGCGGGCGCGACCCGGGGCGTGCCGCCCAGCACCAAGGTCGCCGAGCAGATCACCGCCACCCTGGAGCCCGACAACCGGCGTTCCAACGAGTTCCTGGCCGCGCTGCAGAAGGAGAAGCTGCCGGCCTCGTACCCCTATCCGGTGGGCGCCAGCAAACTCACCAACATCCTCAAGACGATCAGCACCGAGGTCGAGTTCAAGCGGATGACCCCGGCCGCGGCCGGCGAGAAGTTCATGACCGACGCCCGCAAGGCGATAGCCGGGTGACCACACTCGCCCCGGCCCGCACCCGGCGGCGGCAGGACCGGGCCGGATACCTGTTCCTGCTGCCGTGGTTCGGCGGCCTGCTCTTCATGGTCGTGCCGTTCTTCGCCTCGCTCTACCTGGCCTTCACCCACTACGACCTGCTCACCGCGCCACGCTGGGCCGGGCTGGCCAACTTCCGCCAGATGCTCGGCGACGCCACCCTGCACCAGTCGTTGCGGGTCACCCTCGTCTACACGGTGGTCTCGGTGCCGCTGTCGCTGATCGTCGCGCTGGCCGTGGCCATGATCCTCGACCGCGGCGTACGCGGCCTGGCGATCTACCGCAGCATCTACTACCTGCCCTCGCTGCTGGCCGGCAGCGTCGCCATCGTCATGCTCTGGCGCTACATCTTCTCCTACCACGGCATCGTCAACGACGCCCTGGCCTGGTTCGGCATCCAGGGCCCCGGCTGGGCCACCGATCCCCGCTACGCGCTGGGCACCCTGATCCTGCTGCACGTGTGGACCTTCGGCTCACCCATGGTCATCTTCCTGGCCGGCCTGCGGCAGATCCCCGCGATGTACTACGAGGCCGCGTCCATGGACGGCGCGTCGCCCTGGCGGCAGTTCCGCTCGGTCACCCTGCCGCTGCTGAGCCCGATCATCTTCTTCAACCTGGTGCAGGCGCTGATCGCCTCATTCCAGACCTTCACCCAGGGGTACGTGATCAGCAACGGCACCGGCGGCCCGGGCCAGTCCACCCTGTTCTACAACCTGTACCTGTACCAGAAAGGCTTCGCCGAATTCGACATGGGTTACGCCTCGTCGATGGCCTGGCTGCTGCTGGTGATCATCGCCGGGTTCACCGGCATCAACTTCCTCGCCGCCCGCTTCTGGGTCTTCTACGACAACTGAGGAGGCCCGATGACACTCACCGCACCCCGGACCACGCCTGCCGAGCCGGAGATCCGGCCCGTACCACCGAGGAAGCCACGCCCCCGCTTCCTGCGGCACGTGCTGCTCTGCGCCGTCGGCGCGATCATGCTCTACCCGCTGCTCTGGATGATCTCCAGCTCGCTCAAACCCAGCAACTCGGTCTTCACCGACGAATCGCTGTGGCCGGCCGCCTTCGACTTCGGCAACTACGCCCGGGGCTGGACCTCGCTGAGCGAACCGTTCCAGACCTACCTGGTCAACTCGCTGATCATCGTCATCCTCAGCATCATCGGCAACCTGCTGTCCTGCTCGCTTGCGGCCTACGCGTTCGCCCGGCTGCGCTTCCGCGGCCGCAAACTGTTCTTCGCGCTGATGCTCGGCACCATGATGCTGCCCGGCCACGTCCTGGTCGTCCCGCAGTACGTGCTCTTCGACAAACTCGGCTGGCTCAACACCTACTACCCGCTGCTGGTCCCGCACTTCCTGGCCACCAACGGCTTCTACATCTTCCTGATGGTCCAGTTCATGCGCTCGCTGCCCACCGAGCTCGACGACGCCGCCCGCATCGACGGGTGCGGGCCGTTCCGTACCTTCTGGAAAGTGATCCTGCCGCTGTGCCTGCCGGCCTTCGCCACCACGGCGATCTTCACCTTCATCTCGGTCTGGAACGAGTTCTTCGGCCCCCTGCTGTACCTCACCGACCCGCAGCTCTACACCGTCCCGCTCGCCCTGCGCCAGTTCATGGACTCCGAGGGACAGAGCCAATGGGGCGAGATGTTCGCGATGTCGTTCCTGTCGCTGGCCCCGGTCATCGGCTTCTTCATCGCCGGCCAGAAATACCTCGTCAAAGGCATCGCCACCACCGGATTGAGGTGAGCTCGTGTTCCGCATCGCCGCCTCCCTGGCCGCCACCGTCACCGGCCTGGCCCTGGCCACCGTGCCGGCCGCCGCCGACGAGACCCCGATCTACCTGGACCGCGCCTACTCGCCGGCCGAACGCGCCGCCGACCTGGTCGCCCGGATGACCCTGGCCGAAAAAGCCACCCAGCTCACCAGCAGCCAGGCCGCGGCCATCCCGCGACTGGGCATCGCCGCCTACGGCTGGTGGAACGAGGCCGGGCACGGCGTCGCCCGGGAGGGCACCCGCAACGGCGGCGGCCCACCCACACTGATCAACACCACGTCGTATCCGGTCTCGCTGTCGCTGGGCTCGACCTGGAACCCGGACCTGGTCTACCGGGAGGCCACGATGATCTCCGACGAGACCCGCGACGTCTTCCGGCAGAACAAGCTCGACCTCGGCCTGTACTCACCGACCGTCAACCTGGCCCGGGACCCGCGCTGGGGCCGCAACGACGAGACCTTCAGCGAGGACCCGGTGCTGACCACCGCCCTGGCCGCGCAGTTCGTCAACGGCCTGCAGGGCCAGACCACGACCGGCGAACCGCTGCCGGAGTCCGGCGGATACCTCAAGACCGTCGCCACCCTCAAGCACTTCGCCGCCAACAACAGCGAGTTCAACCGGACCACCGGCAGCTCCGACGTCGACGAACGCACCCTGCGCGAGTACTACACCGCCCAGTTCCGCGACATCGTCGCGCGCAGCCGGCCCGGCTCGATCATGAGCGCCTACAACGAGCTCAACGGAGTGCCCGCACCCGCGAACCTGCATCTGCACGACACGCTCGCCCGGCAGACGTTCGGCTTCGGCGGCTTCTTCACCTCCGACTGCGACGCGGTCTACATCATGCAGTCCGGCCACCACTGGCAACCGTCCAACGCGAGCGCGCCGGTCGACGAGTTCAGCCGCACCGCCTACGCGCAGTCAGCCGGTGAAGACCTCAACTGCAACGCCGGTTACAAGGACGGCAAGAACTACGCCAACACCATCCCGGCCGCCATCGACAAGAAGATCACCACGTTCACCGGTGTCTACAACGAGAACGACGTCGACGTCTCGGCCGTACGGCTGTTCACCGCCCGCATCGCCACCGGCGAGTTCGACGCCGAGGCACAGGTGCCGTGGATCGCCGCCGCGCGCGCCCGGCTGGCCCCCGGCACCTGGACCAACACCGAGGCCAACAACGCCGTGACCGAAACCCCGCAACGGCTGGCGATGGCCCGCCAGGTCGCCGCCGAGAGCCTCGTGCTGCTCAAGAACGACCACGACACACTGCCGCTGCGGGTACCGGCCGGCGGCGGCTACCGGGTCGCGGTGATCGGCGCTTACGCCCAGCCGGTCACCATGTTCCTCGGCGGGTACAGCAGCGTCCAGGGCGCCGCCGGCCAGGCCAACTCGGTCAGCGGATACGCCGGCCTCACAGCAGCGATCCAGGCGATCAACCCGGCCGCCGCCGTCGACCTGCTACCCGCCACCGCCGACGGCATCGCGGCGGCAGCCGGCTACGACACCGCGATCGTGTACGCCGGCACCGACGACACCACCGCCCGGGAGTCGCACGACCGTATCGACCTTGCCCTGCCCGGGGGCCAGGCGCAGCTCATCGACCAGGTCGCCGCGGTCAACCCGCACACCGTCGTCTACCTGGAGACGGTCGGGCAGGTCGACCTCGCACCGTTCGCGGCGAAAGTGCCGGCGATCCTGTGGAGTTCCTACAACGGCCAGCAGAAGGGCGCCGCCCTCGCCGACGTCGTTACCGGCGCCGTCGACCCCAGCGGGCACCTGCCCTTCACCTGGTACGCCGACGCCGCCCAACTGCCGCCGATCGGTGACTACGCGATCCGGCCCACCGCCACCACCCTCGGCCGCACCTACCAGTACTTCACCGGCGACGTCGCCTACCCGTTCGGCCACGGCCTCAGTTACACCCACTTCCGCTATACACACCTGCGCGCCGACGACCGCCATGTGGACGCCGACGGCACGATCCGGGTCACCGCCGAGGTCACCAACACCGGTCGGGTCACCGGCGCCGAGGTCGCCCAGCTCTACGCGGCCACCCCGCAGGCCGCCGACCGGCCGCGCCAGCGCCTCGCCGGCTTCCGGAAGATCACTCTCGAACCCGGTCAAACCCAGAAGATCACCTTTCCCGTACGGGTGAGCGACCTCGCCTACTTCGACGAGTCCAGCGGCCGCGTCCGCGTCGACACCGGCCGTTGCGAGCTGAGGCTCGGCTCGTCCAGCGGCGACATCCGCGCTCGCACCGCGGTCACCGTGACCGGGCGGCTGCACGCGACACCCACCTTCGTCACCGCCCGGCCGGTCGTGGTCGGCGACGCGGCCACCGGCGTCTCGCAGCGGGTGTTCTTCCCGGCGGGCAGCCGTATCGACCCGCAACTGACCGTCGCGTTCAGCGACGACACCCTGGTCGGCTACCGCGGCCTCGGCGCCGGCACGCCGCTGCCCGCGGGCATGCGGATCCGGTACGCGACCAACCGTCCCGCCGTGGTCACCGCCGGCCGAGACGGCCTCACGGCCACCGGACCCGGGGTGGCCACCGTAACCGTCACCATCCGCTACCACGGCGCTACCACCTCCGGAACGTTCGTCGTCCTCGTCCGCGACACCCCCGCCGAGCCGGTTCGGTGATGCCGGCCCCCCGTTCCGTGCTCGCGCGCCGGTCGAGGTATTCCAGCAATTGCCGGGCAGCTGAAGACGTCCGCCTACACTGCCAGGCGTGACGCCGCGACCCGTTCGCCGGCGCCCGGCCGCAGCCTGGCACCTACGCGCCGTGGATGCGCCGGCGGCGCTGTTTGTCGCCGCGACTCAGGTCTTGTGGTGGCCGCTCGGGCCGTCCTGGCTGGGAGCGCCCCTCCCGCAACTTCATCTGTGGCGCGCCCTTCCGCTGCTCTGTCTTGCCGCCGTTGCCGCGGGTCTGCGTCGCTGCGCTCCCGGGCCGGCACTTGCGATGGCACTGGCGTGCGCGATATCGGGGGGCGGGCCTGAACGCCGCCGGGTTGGAGGCAGCCGACCTGGTGTGTGGCCCGGCTGCGGTGTTGCTTTCGGTGTATGCGCTCGCGGCGCACCGAACCGCCCCGGTTTCGGTGTTCGGAGCGGCGGTGGTTCCCGTCGCCGGGGCGGCCGGCGTCCTGGCGACCGGAGCCGGTATCCGAACCGCGGGCCGACTGCATCGCCGGTCGCGGGCCCGCCGCCGCGCTGTCCGCGAGTACCGCGCCGCAGCCCACACACTGCTGCCGGCGCCGCCGTACACCGGTGACCTGGCCCCCACAGGCTGACCGGGTACTTGTCGCGGCCGGCTTGGGCTTTGGCCGGTGGGAAGCGTTGCTCAGCCGTCGAGCAGCGCCGTGGCCAGGTTCTCCATGGCGAGGTAGCGGTTGAACATGGGATGCCGGCTGCCGACGGCCACGTCGCGCCAGAACCGTTGCAGGGGATGGGCCGCCGCGAACCCGGCTGTGCCGTGCAGATCCAGCAGGTAGTCGATGGCGGCCTGGCAGTCGCGGGCGGCGCCGGCCATCGCGAGCAACCCGCCGGCCGGGTCGGAGCCGTCGGCGCGGGCGATGTCGAGCATGGCGCGTTCGGCTCGGTCGACGAGGCGTCCGGCTTCGGCGAGCCAGTGCCGGGCACCCGGGGAGTCGCCCATCCGTGCGTACGCGGTCATGAAGGGTTTGCGGTCGGTGGCGAACATCGCGATGACCACGTCGAGGGCGCCGCGCGCCGCGCCGGCCATCGGGGCCAGCAACGTGAGACCGAAGAAGAGACGAGCGGCGGGGCCCGGCGGCGCGGCCGGCCGCACCATCTCCTCCGGCACGCTCAGGTCGTCGGCGACCAGGGTGTGGCTGCCGGTGCCACGCATGCCGGCCGCGTCCCAGGTGTGCTCGACGCTCAGATCCCGCAGCGGAACGGCCATGATCGCGTACGTGCCGTCGAGCATGACGCCGAGACTGGCCCACGCGGCGTCCGCGCAGCCGGAGACGTACTGCCAGCGGCCGGTCACCCGCAGTCCCGCGCCGGTTCGCACGGCGCGCCCGCCCGGCTGGCCGGAACCACAGGTCAGAGCGTCCGGGTCGGCGAAGACCCGGGCCGCGGCCCG encodes:
- a CDS encoding glycoside hydrolase 43 family protein — its product is MNNPWTADTGDGHYRNPVLFADWSDPDVVRAGDDFYLTASSFNRVPGLPLLHSTDLVNWALIGHALRRLPDEYAVVRPGCGVWAPALRLHDGRFWIVYPDPDHGIYVTTADDPAGPWSEPRLVLPGRGLIDPCPLWDADGSAYLVHGWAKSRAGFNNRLTAYAMKPDLEAPIGPATVIVDGGDIDGCRTLEGPKWYRHDDWYWIFAPAGGVAGGWQYAMRSRHVFGPYEPRIVLAQGSTGVNGPHQGAWVDTGAGEDWFLHFQDLGAFGRVVHLQPMRWDDQGWPVIGDRGAPVPGFRKPATGPAWTSTPPVADRFPGGRPGPQWSWPANPEPGRVLQHPGDGLRLACVAHPGGDLRQAPHVLGQRLPGPRLRAATGVRLDAGPGARAGLVVRGRTYAWIGLEKRTDGTFLTCRFAEEGEAEQDVADPVEVPAGAGVRLVVTVTGTAVIRFAADIGGERWESGPPFTATGGGWIGAALGLFAIGTDGHADFDPLSITAEDQ
- a CDS encoding ABC transporter substrate-binding protein produces the protein MNTETTTAGLGRRQALRLAGLAGLAAALPGCGRGFGGKNDDDGKIELNMVWWGDAQRAQFTQKTLELFHAANPDIRVRTEYQDSSPYKDKLAARFAASDPPDLMAMRFDSLREYADRGTLLDLATHTDRLDLSGLTPQATALGQVGNQNFGVPSGLNTIGFVIDKSLTDKYGVRIPDGDTWSWTDLATFAQQVSKASKGKVYGTNFEAFTVANLLVFARQRGEDFFTADGRLGATAATVTAWYQMIESLRAAGGFPPAGFIDQNNGTSPAQSYLAKKQIASQIIPTNNLLGYNQACGGALQLLRIPGETQATRRGQSVDTPALWSIAAKSKHPQETLKLLNFLVNDVQAGKAAGATRGVPPSTKVAEQITATLEPDNRRSNEFLAALQKEKLPASYPYPVGASKLTNILKTISTEVEFKRMTPAAAGEKFMTDARKAIAG
- a CDS encoding acyl-CoA dehydrogenase family protein, with translation MTVTTATHDILLAHAAETEALLRPAPASIEAARKDGAFALRTPIAYGGTWADAERTALHLARLGRACPSTAWVAGTCATSKTMLAAQLGERAAARVFADPDALTCGSGQPGGRAVRTGAGLRVTGRWQYVSGCADAAWASLGVMLDGTYAIMAVPLRDLSVEHTWDAAGMRGTGSHTLVADDLSVPEEMVRPAAPPGPAARLFFGLTLLAPMAGAARGALDVVIAMFATDRKPFMTAYARMGDSPGARHWLAEAGRLVDRAERAMLDIARADGSDPAGGLLAMAGAARDCQAAIDYLLDLHGTAGFAAAHPLQRFWRDVAVGSRHPMFNRYLAMENLATALLDG
- a CDS encoding carbohydrate ABC transporter permease, which produces MTLTAPRTTPAEPEIRPVPPRKPRPRFLRHVLLCAVGAIMLYPLLWMISSSLKPSNSVFTDESLWPAAFDFGNYARGWTSLSEPFQTYLVNSLIIVILSIIGNLLSCSLAAYAFARLRFRGRKLFFALMLGTMMLPGHVLVVPQYVLFDKLGWLNTYYPLLVPHFLATNGFYIFLMVQFMRSLPTELDDAARIDGCGPFRTFWKVILPLCLPAFATTAIFTFISVWNEFFGPLLYLTDPQLYTVPLALRQFMDSEGQSQWGEMFAMSFLSLAPVIGFFIAGQKYLVKGIATTGLR
- a CDS encoding PmoA family protein, whose protein sequence is MPNVQAHDLCCAGRVVARYVWDSQLPETVSPRPYLHPVTTLGGTAVTGFMPDDHLHHLGASIAVPVVNEANFWGGRTYVAGRGPVSLDNHGHQRHDRWLHRSDDRLTQQLRWTGRDGRTLAHEQRALSVETLTDDAWILRIDFALSSATTDPLRIDSPAVRGRDGAGYGGFFWRAPAGLDRVHAFGRQPGIDVHGSRDPYVVLTGSHHDTAAWTLIFLAATPITDPWFVRSSDYAGVCSAIAWKRRLVIAPGQVFTRRLSVVIADGPPTGATVEAAVAAGQEGNS
- a CDS encoding carbohydrate ABC transporter permease, with translation MTTLAPARTRRRQDRAGYLFLLPWFGGLLFMVVPFFASLYLAFTHYDLLTAPRWAGLANFRQMLGDATLHQSLRVTLVYTVVSVPLSLIVALAVAMILDRGVRGLAIYRSIYYLPSLLAGSVAIVMLWRYIFSYHGIVNDALAWFGIQGPGWATDPRYALGTLILLHVWTFGSPMVIFLAGLRQIPAMYYEAASMDGASPWRQFRSVTLPLLSPIIFFNLVQALIASFQTFTQGYVISNGTGGPGQSTLFYNLYLYQKGFAEFDMGYASSMAWLLLVIIAGFTGINFLAARFWVFYDN
- a CDS encoding pectinesterase family protein, translating into MIKVVIVAAALLATTAANPAHAAEPDRADRAGQPTGFAAVPGPDGRITTGGASGRTVRAGTLDQLRTYAAATEPLVVQVAGSIRVDPFGDMIRVASDKTIIGYGPGAELVGGGLFLSGTHNVIIRNLTIRDSYIPGDFDGKRADNDNDGIRLDTADHVWIDHTRIERVGDGGIDIRKDSDYITLSWNVISDINKALGVGWTANVVTRLTAHHNWIRNTVQRNWSLDNTAAAHLYDNYLQNITQYGTMSRNNARVLVEDSAFDHVNDPLVAKDAGSQLAQRRNLFTASPGRLDSTGEPFDVPYAYSPDPAARVRDLVTRYAGPQPVAHRTPSTITVALDGTGDYASLLAALGATRDARGPVTIQVRPGFYREQVRVWPSQSDVTITGPSDAIVAYDLSAAGQKFYGGVLGDDAATLTLRGTGTSIHGLTVTATSAAAVRAAGDRATLDGTHLTSLLAAAGRSYLRGCTVAGDGDLISGPGVAVLDGCTISAGDTGAITAASTPQRQPYGFLLTGCVLDGAHLGRAIGPGAQVVVRGSTLGPRLAAQGWAAPLARFAEYANTGPGAQFGAGRPQLSRAQARRYTAAAYLGRWRPHV
- a CDS encoding glycoside hydrolase family 3 C-terminal domain-containing protein; amino-acid sequence: MFRIAASLAATVTGLALATVPAAADETPIYLDRAYSPAERAADLVARMTLAEKATQLTSSQAAAIPRLGIAAYGWWNEAGHGVAREGTRNGGGPPTLINTTSYPVSLSLGSTWNPDLVYREATMISDETRDVFRQNKLDLGLYSPTVNLARDPRWGRNDETFSEDPVLTTALAAQFVNGLQGQTTTGEPLPESGGYLKTVATLKHFAANNSEFNRTTGSSDVDERTLREYYTAQFRDIVARSRPGSIMSAYNELNGVPAPANLHLHDTLARQTFGFGGFFTSDCDAVYIMQSGHHWQPSNASAPVDEFSRTAYAQSAGEDLNCNAGYKDGKNYANTIPAAIDKKITTFTGVYNENDVDVSAVRLFTARIATGEFDAEAQVPWIAAARARLAPGTWTNTEANNAVTETPQRLAMARQVAAESLVLLKNDHDTLPLRVPAGGGYRVAVIGAYAQPVTMFLGGYSSVQGAAGQANSVSGYAGLTAAIQAINPAAAVDLLPATADGIAAAAGYDTAIVYAGTDDTTARESHDRIDLALPGGQAQLIDQVAAVNPHTVVYLETVGQVDLAPFAAKVPAILWSSYNGQQKGAALADVVTGAVDPSGHLPFTWYADAAQLPPIGDYAIRPTATTLGRTYQYFTGDVAYPFGHGLSYTHFRYTHLRADDRHVDADGTIRVTAEVTNTGRVTGAEVAQLYAATPQAADRPRQRLAGFRKITLEPGQTQKITFPVRVSDLAYFDESSGRVRVDTGRCELRLGSSSGDIRARTAVTVTGRLHATPTFVTARPVVVGDAATGVSQRVFFPAGSRIDPQLTVAFSDDTLVGYRGLGAGTPLPAGMRIRYATNRPAVVTAGRDGLTATGPGVATVTVTIRYHGATTSGTFVVLVRDTPAEPVR